The Pseudomonas bijieensis DNA window AGTGCTGCACGCAATAACATGGGTGTGTCCCCTCGAATCATTTATTGGATGTTCGTCTCCGCCGCGATCAGGGCGCGGTGGGAAACGAGGGGTGTTCTGAATCTGCGTCCGGGGGTGGCCGGATGGCTTTTGTGGTGTTTGGGCTGGCCCTATCGCGAGCAGACTCGCTCCCACATTTTTTCAGCGTTCACCACAAATCCATTGTGGGAGCGAGCTGCTCGCGAGGGCGTCCTGTCAATCAACGCAGCAAGTACGGAATCTCGACTTTCACCGCCCCCGTCGGGCAGTCCTTTTCACAGGGCATGCAATACCAGCATTCGTCGAACGCCATGTAGGCCTTCTGGGTCGCCGGGTTGATCGCCAGCAGGTCCATGGGGCAGACATCGACGCAAACGGTGCAGCCCTTGTGGGCGATGCATTTGTCCTCGTCCACGGTGACGGGGGCATTGGAGCGGAAAAAGATTTCCTGGGGTTGATAAGCCATGGGCGGTCTCTCTGGGTGTAAGGTTCACGCCGCGTCAGCGCCGACCCGCAGCCGGTCGTAGGCCTGCAGTTCGTCGGCATCGAGGGCGATGATGTAGGGCTCGACGGCTTTCTTGAATGAGGTCATCGCGCCGTCTTCGCCCTTCTTCAAGTGGCAATGGCAGAACCAGTCGCTGTCGTTGCGTTG harbors:
- a CDS encoding ferredoxin family protein; this translates as MAYQPQEIFFRSNAPVTVDEDKCIAHKGCTVCVDVCPMDLLAINPATQKAYMAFDECWYCMPCEKDCPTGAVKVEIPYLLR